In Streptococcus oralis, a single window of DNA contains:
- the phoU gene encoding phosphate signaling complex protein PhoU — MLRSQFEEDLEKLHNQFYAMGQEVLSQINRTVRAFVTHDRDLAKEVIEDDAEVNEYEVKLEKKSFEMIALQQPVSQDLRTVLTVLKAVSDVERMGDHAVSIAEATIRMKGEQRIPSVEEEIKKMGRDVKNFVEAALDLYLNGSVDQAYEVAAMDEKINHYFDSIRDLATEEIRKNPEAIVTGRDYFQVISFLERIGDYAKNICEWVVYFETGKIVEL, encoded by the coding sequence ATGTTACGATCTCAATTTGAAGAAGATTTAGAGAAATTGCACAACCAGTTCTATGCTATGGGACAAGAAGTGCTCTCGCAGATCAATCGTACAGTGCGTGCCTTTGTTACGCATGACCGTGATTTGGCAAAAGAAGTCATCGAAGACGATGCAGAAGTAAATGAATATGAAGTGAAGTTGGAAAAGAAATCATTTGAAATGATCGCCCTCCAACAACCTGTTTCTCAAGACCTTCGTACCGTCTTGACCGTTCTCAAGGCAGTGTCAGACGTGGAACGCATGGGAGATCATGCAGTGTCTATCGCTGAGGCGACCATTCGTATGAAGGGGGAGCAACGTATCCCTTCTGTTGAAGAAGAAATCAAAAAGATGGGACGCGACGTGAAAAACTTCGTTGAAGCAGCTCTAGATCTCTATCTCAACGGTTCTGTGGATCAAGCCTACGAAGTAGCGGCGATGGATGAAAAAATCAACCATTACTTTGATAGCATCCGTGATTTGGCTACAGAAGAAATTAGGAAAAATCCTGAAGCTATCGTTACAGGCCGTGATTACTTCCAGGTCATTTCTTTCTTGGAACGTATCGGAGACTACGCAAAAAATATCTGTGAATGGGTTGTTTACTTTGAAACAGGTAAGATTGTTGAATTATAA
- a CDS encoding PLP-dependent aminotransferase family protein, with protein sequence MKKESKYQVVVSFLKKGIESGKFPTGSRLPSIRQLSQDFHCSKDTIQRALLELRHEQYLYAKPQSGYYVLEQGQHQDLEIEVTDEHASAYDDFRLCVNETLIGRENYLFNYYDNQEGLEELRQSVHQLLFNQALYCKPDQLVLTSGTQQALFILSQIDFPSKGAEILVEQPTYHRMNRLLVAQGLAYQTIERRIDGINLDELEEQFKSRKIKFFYTIPRFHYPLGHSYSDQEKRAILDLANQYGVYIVEDDYLGDLDSKKGQTFHYLDTEDRVIYIKSFSTSLFPALRITALILPNALKEAFVSYKNILDYDSNLIMQKALSLYIDSQLFEKNRLARLSLQENYQAQIKELLEKNTCPLPHYPLHDGLLLDLRHYPKIASLKHSSLKLDFFEKAYLDACPYQFAKVTLENLEELLEYIKAELD encoded by the coding sequence ATGAAGAAAGAAAGTAAATACCAAGTAGTCGTTTCCTTTCTAAAAAAGGGGATCGAATCAGGAAAATTTCCAACAGGTAGCCGGCTTCCCTCCATCCGTCAATTGAGCCAAGACTTCCACTGTAGCAAGGACACTATCCAACGAGCCCTGCTGGAATTACGCCATGAACAATACCTATATGCCAAACCCCAAAGTGGCTACTATGTTCTAGAACAAGGACAGCACCAAGACTTGGAAATCGAAGTCACTGACGAACATGCCAGTGCCTATGACGACTTCCGACTCTGCGTCAACGAAACCCTGATAGGCCGAGAAAACTACCTCTTCAACTACTATGACAACCAAGAAGGCCTTGAGGAACTAAGACAATCTGTCCATCAACTTCTTTTCAACCAAGCTCTCTACTGTAAACCCGATCAACTGGTTCTAACATCTGGTACCCAGCAAGCTCTCTTTATCCTTTCTCAGATTGACTTTCCGAGCAAGGGAGCGGAGATTTTGGTCGAACAACCGACCTACCACCGGATGAATCGCCTCTTGGTCGCTCAGGGGCTAGCATACCAGACCATTGAACGCCGAATTGATGGCATCAACCTTGACGAACTAGAAGAACAGTTCAAATCTAGGAAGATCAAGTTTTTCTACACTATTCCTCGCTTCCACTATCCCCTAGGTCATTCCTATTCTGATCAGGAAAAAAGGGCTATTCTGGATCTAGCAAACCAGTATGGTGTTTACATCGTAGAGGATGATTATCTAGGTGACTTAGACTCTAAAAAGGGACAAACCTTCCACTATCTGGATACTGAGGATCGGGTCATTTATATCAAGTCCTTCTCAACCAGTCTCTTTCCAGCCCTTCGTATTACCGCTCTCATTCTTCCAAATGCCCTAAAAGAGGCCTTTGTTTCCTACAAAAATATCTTGGACTATGACAGCAATCTCATCATGCAAAAGGCTCTTTCTCTTTACATCGATAGCCAGTTATTTGAAAAAAATCGACTGGCTCGATTGAGCCTTCAAGAGAACTATCAGGCTCAGATTAAGGAGCTACTTGAAAAAAACACCTGTCCCTTACCCCACTATCCTCTACACGATGGTCTTTTGCTTGATTTGAGACACTATCCTAAGATTGCCAGTTTGAAACACAGCTCACTCAAATTAGACTTTTTTGAGAAGGCTTATTTGGATGCCTGTCCTTATCAGTTCGCCAAAGTCACTCTTGAAAATCTAGAAGAGCTATTAGAATACATAAAAGCAGAATTGGATTAA
- a CDS encoding YhfC family intramembrane metalloprotease, protein MTVHIILTMIALVLILVSGTWYAKKRFKISLAVMGLGAIAFFVSSQVLEKMVHLLILHPQKDGTIPLMQEQPFLYVLYGIAMAALFEETARLIFFKWLEKKRKLEDRDALAYGLGHGGLELLYLGMGSLIGLLILFSFIQSSNTDVANLLPKTTLEMVQSLSVWQVYLLGVERVLALVLQIGLSIWVYQSVSQKKWLYLFVAYGLHALFDLAPALSQVGWIANPLLVEFILLVELLVFIWLTKSTFWKKS, encoded by the coding sequence ATGACAGTACATATTATCCTTACCATGATCGCTTTGGTTCTCATTCTAGTAAGTGGGACTTGGTATGCCAAAAAACGGTTTAAAATCTCTCTTGCAGTGATGGGCTTGGGGGCAATCGCATTTTTTGTTTCTTCTCAAGTGTTAGAGAAGATGGTTCACCTTCTGATACTCCATCCGCAAAAAGATGGAACCATTCCGCTTATGCAGGAGCAGCCTTTCTTATACGTCCTTTATGGGATCGCTATGGCAGCCCTTTTTGAAGAGACGGCTCGTCTTATCTTTTTTAAATGGTTGGAGAAAAAGAGAAAGCTAGAAGATCGAGATGCTTTGGCTTATGGCTTGGGACATGGAGGTTTGGAGTTGCTCTATCTTGGGATGGGAAGCTTGATCGGTTTGTTGATCCTCTTTTCATTCATCCAGTCTTCAAATACTGATGTAGCCAATCTCCTTCCAAAGACGACACTCGAAATGGTTCAGTCTCTTTCTGTATGGCAGGTTTATTTACTAGGAGTTGAGCGTGTATTGGCTCTAGTTCTCCAAATCGGTCTTTCCATCTGGGTTTACCAAAGTGTTAGCCAAAAGAAATGGCTCTATCTCTTTGTTGCCTATGGATTACATGCCTTGTTTGACTTAGCTCCAGCCTTATCTCAAGTGGGATGGATTGCAAATCCGCTTCTAGTTGAGTTTATTCTTCTCGTAGAGCTTCTAGTCTTTATCTGGCTGACCAAATCTACATTTTGGAAAAAATCATAA
- a CDS encoding LacI family DNA-binding transcriptional regulator, translated as MTNIRKIAKLSGYSVSSVSRVINNHPHVSEEARQKILQVMEELDYRPNILAQELSSGSTRRVGVVIPNMTLPPYFSQLLNGLLDAAMDHNYTLLILPSRYDIDLEKYYLEQLRGRAFDSLIFTSRSVDLETIASYAKYGNIVCCEEVQDPNLSSVYVSRTHACKTAFNWIKDQGKSRIALLFTRKDLKSSTYRLTMEAYKEVFGEKKEPLILDGISTGEDAYEQGDSLLEQDLDCIFSNGDDVATGVVRYYQEKNLALPLLIGQEKQLTGEVLGIPTIDNKSYQLGQESFKQALSDEKRTIILQSEFIIR; from the coding sequence ATGACAAATATTCGAAAAATTGCCAAACTGAGTGGCTACTCAGTTTCTAGCGTGTCACGCGTCATCAACAACCATCCTCATGTATCCGAGGAGGCTCGTCAGAAAATCCTGCAAGTCATGGAGGAACTGGACTACCGCCCCAACATTCTAGCTCAGGAGTTAAGTTCAGGTTCGACTCGTCGGGTCGGTGTAGTTATTCCCAACATGACCCTGCCCCCTTATTTTAGTCAGTTACTGAACGGGCTTTTGGACGCTGCTATGGATCATAACTATACCTTGCTCATTCTACCTTCTCGTTATGATATAGACTTGGAAAAATATTATCTGGAGCAGCTTCGAGGAAGGGCCTTTGACAGTCTTATTTTCACCTCTCGCAGTGTAGACTTAGAAACCATTGCTTCCTACGCTAAGTATGGCAATATTGTCTGCTGTGAAGAAGTGCAGGACCCCAATCTGAGTAGCGTTTATGTGAGCCGCACCCATGCTTGCAAGACAGCCTTTAATTGGATTAAAGACCAGGGAAAAAGTAGAATTGCTCTGCTATTTACCCGAAAAGACCTAAAAAGTTCCACCTACCGTCTTACTATGGAAGCCTACAAGGAAGTTTTTGGTGAAAAAAAGGAACCTCTGATTTTGGATGGCATTTCCACGGGAGAGGATGCTTATGAGCAAGGGGATAGCCTACTAGAGCAAGATTTAGACTGTATTTTCAGCAACGGAGATGATGTAGCAACTGGTGTGGTTCGCTATTATCAGGAGAAAAATCTTGCATTACCTTTGCTGATTGGCCAAGAAAAGCAACTGACAGGAGAGGTACTGGGGATTCCTACCATTGATAATAAATCCTACCAACTCGGTCAGGAAAGCTTCAAGCAAGCTCTCTCTGACGAAAAACGGACCATTATCCTTCAATCGGAGTTTATCATACGATGA
- a CDS encoding NUDIX hydrolase: MDYIQNIRKKVGKDKIILNFTCGILNQSGKILLQKRADKGTWGLPGGAIELGESALEALVREFYEETGIEVRAEKLLNVYTKYSDSYPNGDEAQVLTILYLVSSENSISTNFFSSDETLELGFFDHIDIQNIAIVNQQHQDMINDFFENKFPIDR, encoded by the coding sequence ATGGACTACATACAGAATATAAGAAAAAAAGTTGGGAAAGATAAAATTATTTTAAATTTCACCTGTGGGATATTAAATCAATCAGGAAAAATTTTATTACAAAAACGAGCAGATAAAGGAACGTGGGGATTACCAGGTGGTGCTATTGAATTAGGTGAATCGGCTTTAGAAGCTTTAGTGCGAGAGTTTTATGAAGAAACGGGAATCGAAGTGAGAGCGGAAAAACTCTTAAATGTTTATACTAAATATTCAGATAGTTATCCGAATGGTGATGAGGCTCAAGTGCTTACAATTTTGTATTTAGTTTCATCTGAAAATTCTATTTCTACAAATTTTTTTTCAAGTGATGAAACTTTAGAATTAGGATTTTTTGACCATATAGACATACAAAATATTGCGATTGTAAACCAGCAACATCAAGATATGATAAATGATTTTTTTGAAAATAAGTTCCCAATAGATAGATAA
- a CDS encoding Cof-type HAD-IIB family hydrolase, giving the protein MTIKRIFSDMDGTLLNSEGRVSSENSKAIRDAQIPLTLVSARAPMEMREAIEALQLTGPQVGFNGGLIYQIVDGKVKPLHIDILPRKTAQTILQAVRQHFPQISVSYYDMTNWYCDRIDEGIRLEFNITRQAPTLTNEADFLAAKDNTFKIMMIALDNDELLALEKYLQALDLGEVSILRSGQYHLEITSKTAKKSKGIAYILKKEGLDKSQIAAFGDGHNDIPMFEMVGYPIVMGNAFPDIKELDYKVTRSNDEHGVGYGIRKYLKKIH; this is encoded by the coding sequence ATGACCATCAAACGTATTTTTTCAGATATGGACGGCACCCTTCTCAATTCTGAGGGCCGCGTTTCTAGCGAGAATAGCAAGGCTATCCGCGATGCTCAGATTCCGCTGACTCTGGTTTCTGCTCGAGCTCCAATGGAAATGAGAGAGGCTATCGAAGCACTTCAGCTGACTGGACCTCAAGTAGGTTTTAACGGTGGTTTGATTTATCAGATTGTGGATGGAAAGGTCAAGCCCCTTCATATAGATATTCTCCCTAGAAAGACAGCACAAACTATCTTACAGGCAGTGCGCCAGCATTTTCCACAAATTAGCGTCAGCTATTATGATATGACGAACTGGTATTGTGATAGAATAGATGAAGGGATTCGTCTAGAGTTCAACATCACGCGCCAGGCACCAACACTTACGAACGAGGCTGATTTTCTAGCAGCTAAGGACAATACCTTCAAGATAATGATGATTGCCCTAGATAATGACGAACTATTAGCACTGGAAAAATACTTGCAAGCCCTAGACTTGGGTGAGGTCAGCATTCTCCGATCTGGCCAATATCATCTAGAAATTACCAGCAAAACTGCTAAAAAATCAAAAGGTATTGCTTATATTCTCAAAAAAGAAGGTTTAGATAAGAGCCAGATCGCTGCCTTTGGTGATGGGCACAACGATATCCCAATGTTTGAGATGGTGGGCTATCCAATTGTAATGGGCAATGCCTTTCCTGACATCAAAGAGCTGGATTATAAGGTAACACGCAGCAATGATGAACATGGTGTCGGCTACGGCATCCGTAAATATCTCAAAAAAATCCACTAA
- the budA gene encoding acetolactate decarboxylase → MDRKVQEPVKLFQYNTLGALMAGLYGGTMTVGELLEHGDLGLGTLDSIDGELIVLDGKAYQAKGSGQTPEIVEVAADALIPYAAVVPHQAEVIFRQRFEMTDKELEKRIESYYDGENLFRSIKIHGEFSQMHVRMIPKSTPDTKFADVATHQPEYSRENVSGTIVGFWTPEIFHGVSVAGYHLHFISDDLTFGGHVMDFVIKEGMIEVGAVDQLDQRFPVQDRQYLFAKFNVDEMKKDIDKSE, encoded by the coding sequence ATGGATAGAAAAGTGCAGGAACCGGTTAAATTATTTCAATACAATACTTTAGGTGCCCTAATGGCAGGTCTCTATGGTGGAACCATGACAGTGGGAGAATTGCTGGAACATGGTGACCTTGGTTTGGGAACCCTTGATTCGATTGATGGGGAGTTGATTGTCCTTGATGGCAAGGCTTATCAAGCCAAGGGGTCTGGTCAAACGCCTGAAATCGTTGAAGTGGCAGCGGATGCTCTTATTCCCTATGCAGCAGTGGTCCCTCATCAGGCAGAAGTGATTTTTCGTCAGCGCTTTGAGATGACGGACAAGGAATTGGAAAAGCGAATTGAGTCCTACTATGATGGGGAAAATCTTTTTCGTTCCATCAAGATTCATGGCGAATTTTCACAAATGCACGTGCGGATGATTCCTAAATCCACACCTGATACCAAGTTTGCTGATGTCGCGACTCACCAACCTGAATATAGCCGTGAAAATGTATCGGGAACCATTGTTGGATTTTGGACACCGGAGATTTTCCATGGAGTGAGTGTTGCAGGCTACCATTTGCATTTTATCTCAGATGACTTGACCTTTGGTGGGCATGTGATGGACTTTGTTATCAAAGAAGGAATGATCGAGGTTGGGGCAGTCGACCAGTTGGACCAACGTTTTCCAGTCCAAGATCGCCAGTATTTATTTGCCAAATTTAACGTTGACGAGATGAAGAAAGATATTGATAAGTCAGAATAG
- the pstA gene encoding phosphate ABC transporter permease PstA yields MHAKKLDKLATAVLYTIAGIIVAILASLILYILVRGLPHISWSFLTGKSSSYQAGGGIGIQLYNSFFLLVITLIISVPLSMGAGVFLAEYAKKGPVTNFIRTCIEILSSLPSVVVGLFGYLIFVVQFEYGFSIISGALALTVFNLPQMTRNVEDSLKHVHHTQREAGLALGISRWETVVHVVIPEALPGIVTGVVLASGRIFGEAAALIYTAGQSAPALDWSNWNILSVTSPISIFRQAETLAVHIWKVNSEGTIPDATIVSAGSAAVLLIFILIFNFGARKLGSYLHKKLTAA; encoded by the coding sequence ATGCACGCTAAGAAATTAGATAAACTTGCAACAGCTGTCCTCTATACCATCGCGGGTATCATCGTTGCCATCTTGGCATCCTTGATTCTCTATATCTTGGTGAGAGGGTTACCGCATATCTCTTGGTCCTTCTTGACAGGGAAATCTTCCTCTTATCAAGCAGGTGGGGGTATCGGGATTCAGCTCTACAATTCCTTCTTCCTTTTGGTCATTACCTTGATCATTTCTGTTCCGCTGTCTATGGGAGCTGGCGTTTTCCTCGCTGAGTATGCCAAAAAAGGACCTGTGACCAATTTTATTCGTACCTGTATTGAGATTTTGTCTTCTCTACCATCAGTCGTTGTGGGTCTCTTTGGTTACTTGATCTTTGTAGTCCAGTTTGAGTATGGATTTTCAATCATTTCAGGTGCCTTGGCCTTGACGGTCTTTAACCTCCCTCAGATGACTCGAAATGTTGAAGACAGTTTAAAACACGTTCACCATACACAACGTGAGGCTGGTCTGGCCCTTGGAATTTCTCGTTGGGAGACTGTGGTCCATGTCGTCATTCCAGAAGCCCTTCCAGGTATCGTAACGGGTGTTGTCTTGGCATCTGGCCGTATCTTTGGTGAGGCCGCCGCTCTTATCTATACGGCAGGACAATCCGCTCCAGCCCTTGACTGGTCTAACTGGAATATCCTCAGTGTTACCAGCCCTATCTCAATCTTCCGACAAGCAGAAACCTTGGCTGTCCACATCTGGAAGGTCAACAGTGAAGGAACCATTCCTGATGCTACCATTGTATCTGCTGGTTCTGCCGCCGTGCTCCTCATCTTTATCTTGATTTTTAACTTTGGAGCTCGCAAACTCGGAAGCTATTTACACAAGAAATTAACCGCTGCCTAA
- the pstC gene encoding phosphate ABC transporter permease subunit PstC produces MNQEELSKKLLSPSKNSRLEKFGKGLTFTCLSLIVIIVAMILIFVAQKGLSTFFVNGVNIFDFLFGQTWNPSGKQFGALPMILGSFIVTILSALIATPFAIGAAVFMTEVSPKGAKILQPAIELLVGIPSVVYGFIGLQVVVPFVRSIFGGTGFGILSGIFVLFVMILPTVTFMTTDSLRAVPRHYREASLAMGATRWQTIWRVTLKAARSGIFTAVVFGMARAFGEALAIQMVVGNSAVIPTSLTTPAATLTSVLTMGIGNTVMGTVDNNVLWSLALVLLLMSLAFNSVIKLITKERGKKNYAR; encoded by the coding sequence ATGAATCAAGAAGAATTATCAAAAAAATTACTATCTCCTTCAAAGAACTCTCGCCTTGAGAAGTTTGGTAAAGGTTTGACCTTCACTTGCCTTTCTTTGATTGTTATCATTGTGGCCATGATTTTGATTTTTGTAGCTCAAAAAGGCTTATCGACCTTCTTTGTCAATGGGGTCAACATCTTTGATTTCCTCTTTGGACAAACTTGGAATCCTTCAGGGAAACAATTTGGTGCCCTTCCAATGATTTTGGGTTCCTTTATTGTGACGATTTTATCAGCCCTCATCGCAACACCCTTCGCTATCGGAGCTGCAGTCTTTATGACAGAAGTCTCACCAAAGGGTGCAAAGATTTTGCAACCAGCCATTGAACTTCTCGTCGGTATTCCTTCAGTCGTCTATGGATTTATCGGTTTGCAAGTTGTGGTGCCTTTTGTTCGTAGCATCTTTGGTGGAACTGGTTTTGGGATCTTGTCAGGGATTTTCGTTCTCTTTGTCATGATCCTACCAACTGTAACCTTTATGACAACAGACAGCTTGCGTGCTGTTCCTCGTCATTACCGTGAAGCCAGTTTAGCTATGGGAGCCACTCGTTGGCAAACCATCTGGCGTGTGACCTTGAAAGCAGCACGTTCAGGTATTTTCACTGCAGTGGTCTTTGGGATGGCGCGTGCTTTTGGTGAAGCTCTTGCTATTCAGATGGTTGTCGGAAACTCAGCAGTTATCCCAACCTCGCTAACAACACCAGCTGCGACCTTGACATCTGTATTGACTATGGGTATCGGAAATACCGTCATGGGAACGGTTGATAATAACGTTCTCTGGTCACTGGCCCTAGTCTTGCTCTTGATGAGTTTAGCCTTCAACAGTGTGATTAAATTGATTACGAAAGAAAGAGGAAAGAAAAACTATGCACGCTAA
- a CDS encoding ABC transporter substrate-binding protein, whose product MKFKKWILVVCSMLASMVLVACQSGTDSSQSAVDAIKQKGKLVVATSPDYAPFEFQALVDGKNQVVGADIDMAQAIADELGVKLEISSMSFDNVLTSLQTGKADLAIAGISATDERKEVFDFSIPYYENKMSFLVRKADLDKYKDLTSLASANIAAQKGTVPETMVKEQLPNAQLTSLANMGEAVNELQAGKVDAVHMDEPVALSYAGKNSDLVVASVNLTMKDGEANAVAIKKNQSDLKAVVDKVIQKLKDDGTYQNYLEKAAKLTEVEQ is encoded by the coding sequence ATGAAATTTAAGAAATGGATATTAGTTGTTTGTAGCATGCTTGCCAGCATGGTTTTGGTAGCTTGCCAGTCAGGAACAGATAGTTCCCAGTCTGCTGTGGACGCTATTAAACAAAAAGGGAAGCTAGTCGTTGCGACCAGTCCAGACTATGCACCGTTTGAATTCCAAGCCTTGGTAGATGGTAAAAACCAAGTGGTTGGGGCAGATATTGATATGGCTCAAGCGATTGCGGATGAGCTTGGGGTTAAACTTGAAATCTCTAGCATGAGTTTTGACAATGTCTTGACCAGTCTTCAAACTGGAAAGGCTGACTTGGCCATTGCAGGAATTAGTGCTACAGATGAGAGAAAGGAAGTCTTTGACTTTTCAATCCCTTACTATGAAAACAAAATGAGTTTCTTGGTTAGAAAAGCCGATTTAGACAAATACAAGGATCTTACAAGCCTCGCAAGTGCCAATATCGCAGCTCAAAAGGGAACTGTGCCAGAAACCATGGTCAAGGAACAATTGCCAAATGCCCAGTTGACATCCTTGGCCAATATGGGTGAAGCCGTCAATGAATTGCAGGCTGGAAAAGTGGATGCTGTTCATATGGATGAACCAGTTGCTCTTAGCTACGCAGGTAAAAACTCAGATCTTGTCGTTGCATCTGTTAACTTGACAATGAAAGATGGCGAAGCCAATGCCGTTGCTATTAAGAAGAATCAATCAGACTTGAAAGCAGTAGTCGATAAGGTTATCCAAAAACTGAAAGACGACGGAACCTATCAAAACTATCTTGAAAAGGCAGCGAAACTAACAGAAGTTGAGCAATAA
- the pstB gene encoding phosphate ABC transporter ATP-binding protein PstB, with protein sequence MSKYNWDEKHIITFPEEKVALSTKDLHVYYGKNESIKGIDMQFEKNKITALIGPSGSGKSTYLRSLNRMNDTIDIAKVTGQILYRGIDVNRPEINVYEMRKHIGMVFQRPNPFAKSIYRNITFAHERAGVKDKKVLDEIVETSLRQAALWDQVKDDLHKSALMLSGGQQQRLCIARAISVKPDILLMDEPASALDPIATAQLEETMLELKKDFTIIIVTHSMQQAARASDYTGFFYLGDLIEYDKTSNIFQNAKLQSTNDYVTGHFG encoded by the coding sequence ATGTCAAAATATAACTGGGATGAAAAGCATATCATCACCTTCCCTGAAGAAAAAGTGGCCCTCTCTACTAAGGATTTACATGTTTACTATGGTAAAAATGAATCCATCAAGGGCATCGATATGCAATTTGAAAAAAATAAAATTACAGCCTTGATTGGCCCTTCTGGATCAGGGAAATCTACTTATCTTCGCAGTCTCAATCGGATGAATGATACCATTGATATTGCCAAGGTCACAGGTCAAATCCTCTACCGAGGGATTGACGTCAACCGTCCAGAAATCAATGTCTATGAGATGCGCAAGCATATCGGAATGGTCTTCCAACGTCCAAATCCATTTGCCAAGTCTATCTATCGCAACATCACTTTTGCTCATGAACGTGCAGGTGTTAAGGACAAGAAAGTACTTGATGAAATTGTAGAAACCTCTTTAAGACAGGCTGCCCTTTGGGACCAGGTCAAAGACGACCTCCACAAATCAGCCTTGATGCTTTCTGGTGGTCAGCAACAACGTCTCTGTATCGCTCGCGCCATTTCTGTCAAGCCAGATATCCTCTTGATGGATGAACCGGCGTCAGCCTTGGATCCGATTGCGACAGCCCAACTGGAAGAAACCATGTTGGAATTGAAGAAGGACTTTACCATCATCATCGTTACCCACAGTATGCAACAGGCTGCGCGTGCAAGTGACTACACTGGATTTTTCTACTTGGGTGATTTGATTGAGTATGATAAGACATCCAATATTTTCCAAAATGCCAAGTTACAGTCAACCAATGACTATGTAACGGGACACTTTGGTTAG
- the pstB gene encoding phosphate ABC transporter ATP-binding protein PstB, which yields MSEAILQVSDLSVYYNKKKALNSVSLSFQPKEITALIGPSGSGKSTLLKAINRMGDLNPEVTTTGSVVYNGHNIYSPRTDTVELRKEIGMVFQQPNPFPMSIYENVVYGLRINGVKDKHVLDEAVETALQRASIWDEVKDRLHDSAIGLSGGQQQRVCVARVLATSPKIILLDEPTSALDPISAGKIEETLYGLKDKYTMLLVTRSMQQASRISDKTGFFLDGDLIEFNDTKKMFLDPQNKETEDYITGKFG from the coding sequence ATGTCAGAAGCGATTTTACAGGTGTCAGACCTGTCCGTTTATTACAATAAAAAGAAGGCCTTGAATAGTGTTTCCCTTTCTTTCCAACCTAAGGAAATAACAGCCTTGATTGGTCCTTCTGGATCAGGAAAGTCTACCCTGCTCAAAGCTATCAACCGCATGGGCGATCTAAATCCTGAAGTGACAACAACGGGATCAGTAGTCTATAATGGTCACAATATCTACAGTCCTCGCACCGATACGGTTGAATTGCGTAAGGAAATCGGTATGGTCTTTCAACAGCCTAATCCTTTCCCTATGTCTATCTACGAAAATGTTGTCTATGGGCTGCGTATCAATGGGGTTAAGGATAAACATGTTTTGGATGAAGCAGTAGAAACGGCCTTGCAACGTGCTTCTATCTGGGATGAAGTAAAGGATCGTTTGCATGATTCAGCCATTGGTCTCTCTGGTGGACAACAACAACGTGTTTGTGTTGCCCGTGTCTTAGCAACCAGTCCGAAAATTATCCTCTTAGATGAACCAACTTCAGCTTTGGATCCTATTTCTGCAGGTAAGATTGAGGAAACCTTGTATGGTCTGAAGGATAAATACACCATGCTCTTGGTAACGCGTTCGATGCAACAAGCCTCACGTATCTCTGATAAAACAGGATTCTTCCTAGATGGGGATTTGATCGAGTTTAACGACACTAAGAAGATGTTCCTAGACCCACAAAACAAGGAAACAGAAGATTATATTACAGGAAAATTTGGATAA